GGATAGAGGTATATTTGGCCAGTGTCTAGGTGACTGAATGTTGTATAAAGAAGGCAAGATTGACGGATAACAGGCTGCAATGAAAGGCACCACGAGGAGAACGCAAAACTCAAGGTGAGGTCACTAAATCAGGACGGGATGCCTGCAGAATTTTTATCAGGAAGAAAGGATACAATAGTGAAAAAAAACGTGTACTGCTTAAAGCACAGATATGTAATAGGATGAATTCAGCGGTCAAAGACAAAGGGAGTGAAACAGGTATACACTTGTTAAACATTCAGCAGCAAATATGACAAAGTATTGTAGGACTGAAAAGAATCTGGACTTCAGGGAAATAAGTGCAGAGAGGAAGGTTAATGAGCAGATGGATctcaaattaaataagaaatgtatTGAGAGAGTAAATATGACAAAGTATTTTAGGACTGAAAAGAATCTGGACTTCAGGAAATAAGTGCAGAGAGGAAGGCTACTGAGCAGATGGATCTCAGATTCAATAAGAAATGTATTGAGAgagtaaatatgacaaaatattttaggaCTGAAAAGAATCTGGACTTCAGGGAAATAAGTGCAGAGAGGAAGGTTAATGAGCAGATGGATCTCAGATTAAATAAGAAATGTATTGAGAGAGTAAATATGACAAAGTATTTTAGGACTGAAAAGAATATGTACTTCAGGGAAATAAGTGCAGAGAGGAAGGCTACTGAGCAGATGGATCTCAGATTCAATAAGAAACGCTTTGAGATATGCGCTCTGAAGAAAATACTATGAAGAGACGATTTCTTGCCATAGTGACCATTGACAATGTAAGGCGGGCAACTGAAGATTTGAAGGGCAAACAGaagctaaaacaaataaaagtcaaTTGCGCAGGTGTTTGTAAGTGTATGAAGAAGAAGCTGATGTTGTGGAAGCTTGCTGCACAAGGGGTTTATTCATGACTAAGCAGTTTTTCTGAAGCCACTGTTGAATGGGGGAACGGTTTAttggtgtatatacatatacatacgtatatatatatatatatatatatatatatatatatatatatatatatatatataaatatatatatgtatatatataaatatatatatcaatatatatatgtatatatagtatatatatatatatatatatatatatatatatatatatatatatatatatatatatatatatatatatatatatatataatatataatcaaaggGTTTTATAGACAAACAGTCAGGCAGACATGCAATATCACTTATGCAGTTACTTAGACGGGTGAATGATCTGCATGCATACTATAGACGAAACATACAGGCACAGTATGAAAATGACAAGTGGCTTAGTTACACAACTGTATCAGATACAAAGGTGaatctgaataacaaaaaaaagacaaaaagaaataataaaataataataataataataataataataataataataataataataataataataatactaataataatagctagGCATCTAGAATTATCAAGCTCAATTATGAAGTTTTTCTCCACACCAggaattcttaaaatatatataaggctgCCAGTGGAATAATCCTTGTCTGTTCacttttcagaaatgaaaatctGACCTAATTTGACCCCAGTGTTTTTCAGTCGGTGTAGAAAATTTGGCATTTTTGtccatcagtttaaaaaaaattcttttgaatgaTTTTAGATCACCGAAAACTTAGCTTTAGGTTCATATAGTACATCCTCCACTTCATTTCTTGAAATTCAACTAATCTATcatcttcttcattatttttatatgaccATCATTGGTAAATTTTAAAGTACGAGAAACGTAACctctgaattttaaaatgttggCTCATAAGTCATTCGTCAAAAAGTTATGGGAtgtggaaatttatatatgtatatatatatatatatatatatatatatatatatatatatatatatatatatatatatatatatatataaataagtcatTCTTCGAAAAAGTTATTCGatgtgaaatttatatttatatatatatatatatatatatatatatatatatatatatatatatatatatatataatgtcatccATCGAAAAAGTGTTTCGacctggaaatttatttttatataaataagtcaTTCATCGAAAAAGTTATCCGACgtggaaatttaattttctttttcatataaaaagacaCTCGACCAAGAAAAAGTCAGATTTCTATGGgggaataattattcatttaaatttcgtaaaaggagaacagtttcagtACTTAGAAACTAACCGTATTCATAGCATATTATGGACGTTTGTTTGTATTCAATTGTAACATTCGTAAAGCTTTTTCAGTTTCGTGTCTCTTCTGTTTATATGTTGTACAACATCTGTACAAACGTCATTAAAATGCCAcatttgcagtaataataataataataataacttcacatATGCATGGTGAAATTAATCCTGAACGTACTGACAACATAAAGTAccttcattataaaataataatagtaataatgaaaataacaatttcattttctccaCCATAGGTAGTACTGAAGATATTACCGTAATCAGCTCCTTCAGCACACCTGTGGCGAAAGCATTACTGTTGTTAAGACTGTCATGATTACAGAGAACATTTACGGAAATGCATCAGTCTCCGGAGGTGTTATGAATTGCAATCAGCAATGAGTGATTTCACCAGCATATTCGTCCTCTCCTTACCATCACCGTTGCcagcgttaaaaaaaaatggttcgtTTTAATCGCACTTCAAGTGTTTCTACGTCGCTTCAAGATAACACGCCTTGTTGTAATATAACCGTCTGAAGTGACATTTCTCGCCCTTTGTTTTGTTCGGACCGATATTTTACCTCTACGTAAATGAAGTTCCTTTCCAGAGAGCCAACTCCTATATTATTTTAAACAGGCACTTTGTTTACTATTTGGATTACATATCAAGAACCATCTATAGTCTGAGCTATCCCTAGGAAACATCTcaagaagaagaacagaactgccgtttcctcctcttcttcttccatatcTGCAATTAAACTCGACCGCCCACACTTCTGACTGTTTACTTGCATAACACGTTGTTTCTGACGAGAACTGGATCATCCAGGCCTGGACTCTGTTTAGAATTGACAATCGTATTCTTAAGATTCTTAGATTTCTTTTCTGTCTGAAAATTCGTTGTTTAAAGAAGCTTGGGTCATAAACCACAGATCTGGACCCAGAATGAAAGTAAGCAAGATGATGGCGAGTGAACAAGGTTCAACAGTCCAGGCTAGGATGTCAGCCAGCGAATAGGACGCACCATAAACTAATCCttgataagtttttctttttttttttacaagatgtcTAAGCTTAGCTGCTTCTACAAATACATTCCATTGACGAGATAGTCAGCGTCGTGGGCGTAGGGCGAGCGAGACCCTCTGTGTTTTCTGAGTCTTCGTCTGACGCCCCTGAGACGGCAGCCCACTAGGACAACAAGGAGAGCCGTGATACAAACACCTGTAAGAGACGAGAAAGAGTTCCAATGTTATTCGtttctagtagagagagagagagaaagactggaaAGAGAACTGCTGTTGATGAAGAGGTGCTTTGATTTAATTGATTCCTACCCAGGAGGGAAATGTGGAAGTAAGTTGCTTCAGGGTACCTTAATGGTATGTCTGAGTGTCTACACCGCACTAGAACATATCATGAACACTCTTCACTGATTTTCTGCACACATGTCACTAACAGGATGAATACAAGTCTGAtacttcatacgattatccagcatttgctaaAGCTCCGTTCTCCACATATGGTCTTTGACttagttttcaacctgtttgtgatatacaTGCAATAAGTTGCAGATAtgtgatttccttaaggaaaacgATCAACTGTTTAAAGTCAGCATCTACGTATGTAGTCCATTAATCAGGTTAAACATAACTGAATTCGAGAAattcctaaattttacattttttttcaacttcctagatattttctgttcattttaagTATATTCCACCCTGGATTAAACTTCATGCCGTTCAGGCTTATCAGTTAAATCTGATGGAATGTTGAAACTAATGTGGAGGActatccttaataataatatggtgTTTTCGAGAATTCCGTTGTTGGAGTAAAATTACTGTTTACCCAGTTACTGCAATTTGTTTGTGggcttttaattcttttaaattaagTTACAGCTGATTCCTCACGTATTATAAATTATGGAACAAGCATCCACGTGATTTAATGATTTCGTGAGGTACCCAGAGGTTGCATAAGATTTACTCAAGACTTTGGGTATTACAGCTGAAATAATGGGCCTTCAGATCCATCAAATGCTGAAGAATCGCAATAGAAGACTATAAATGCTTTGATATCATTCAAGGCTTTGTATGTTGCTGCATTCATTACAAGATATTCAGTCTGATGTTAAGCAGACTTGAAGTCTTGCCACTGTTACTTGCTCACGCAGGGGTGTGAAGGATATTAAGGGATATCAAAAGCTGCAATTGATTTTGCAACATAATAAATGCTAcactttttatttctgtaaagaaaagaGACGTGGACATGTGCACCTTCCTGATCCAAGCATGCCTTTGCTTCCGTGTTTCATTAACAAGAAGCCAACAGCTTCAAATTAACAGAGGCATGTTGAATAACTCAGAACACAGGATAGTGCAGATGTACATCCTAGAAGTGGATAATGAGAGTTGAGCTTGCAATCTTTGCTCAGTACTTTTTGGAATCCGACCCTGACCTGTACAGTGAAGCCGAAGAAGTGGTGACAAAGAGCCCGAAAGTTGGCAAGAGCAAAATCCAAATGGTGGCAAAATACAGACTAGAAGTTTGCGAGACCAGTGCCCAATCAGTGGCCATATACAGACTAGAATTTTGCAAGAGGAATGCCTAAGTGATAAAAACATACGGTCTAAAAATTTGCGAGACGAATGACCAAAGAAGTGGTCGAGAATTACATTACGCATCTTTATCCCCTTCTTATTGAGTTTACTAGCACAACCCACAGAGCGACAATCGTTCAAACCCTCAACAACATCATCAGAGAGCAACCGTCTTACACCAGAGTTAGTGTGAGTCATAGATGGAGGCAAAGGTGAACTGCTAATACAGTGCAAAGCTTTAGAGTCAACTGCCTCAAGTAAAACAGTCTTCCTAAATGGGAACATTACTCCATGCAGAAATCTGGAGGAGCTGCTGCAGGGAAGAAGTGCTTGGGACACTTGAGAGCAAGCCACCTTTGGGAAGGCCACTGTAAGTGAACCTTTAGGGTGATCTTTCAGTGACGTGGTACTATGTACCCCTAATTCGTGAATTTGTAGGAGTCTCAGGGACTCATCTCTGAATTATTAAACATCATTGAAAAACCTTGTTGAGTAGCACGTGATGTCTTGGAAGCAATGAAACTGGCAAGCATATGTTTGTTCCCATTAAGATAATATCCATCCTTACCTTGATAGAATAACACGTAGTTAAGGAAGGCTAAGAACGAGGCTCTAAACAGagcaaaaaagcaaaggaaagaagaTATGTGAACagtctttttgtaaatgaatAGGGCTAAAGAGGAGTTCTGGAGGAGGTCCCCgacgaagaaagaaaaatgataaagtgaCAAGGAAGACGGCACGCTGAGCACCGTGAACTTCAGTCATTATGAGCATTGTAAGATAGACCAGTAGTTGATCTTGTCATATATCATCAAAAAGTTTCAGAAAGTGGATATCCAGAGGAGGGTTTTCTAGCACTTTTAGCTGTTGGACACCATCTAGACCCCATTTTCTCATGTGGACCCTTATGGCTGCTGTTGGtgtaaaacaaaatgtaataaaactatatttcacCTTCTCCATGGATTAATGATATCAGTTTTAGCATTGCTTCctagatacagtatatgtatcaaATGTTATTTGCCATCTGGTCAAGAGGAAAATTGCTCCTTACTTATGTTAGCAGAATCATCATTCTGGCCAAGTCCATCTCATAAACGTATCCAGCcaaggaaaataatttcctttgccAGATACTGTATCCATCACAGTGTGAAGTGACTTTAGTGAGCCCAGTCTAGGATAACATTGAAGCTTCTCAGTTGTTTAAAGTAAAGCTTATCAACCATCACCTGTCCCTTAGTGGCCGAGTTCATTTCAAACCACAGAACAGTCTGATGGACCAAGATTCTCACGTCTCACTGATGCATAATAAAGGATGATGCTAGCACAAAGAGGAGAAACAAGGTGTTAATCTTTAGATGATAAATTTGTTATACTTTGTTGTCTCCTTGTTGTCAGTGATGTAGTCATAGCATTTTATATAGAGACTCAAACTTCAGACTTTCTAAGGTATCTGTTATACTCTTTTCACTGGAATGTGAGGTTGAGTCCGAAATTACAGATATAAAAGGTTACCATCATTCACAGATCAATTCAAATCTTTTACCTCATTTGTAGAAGAATGAGAATGTTTGGTATTCGAATAGATTTAGAATGGCTGGCAATTCAGCTCCATTCAGCAGACTTTTTGGAGCTTTTGGGAATAAAGGTAAACAATGTTCCATTATatgtttcccattttcttccagAATTTTCTCTTGGGAAAGAAATATTGCTGTATAGACAATCAAAACAATactaaatgaaatgaacaaaaaaaggtTAAGTACAGTATGACGTGCcattctacttatttttttttagaatgctgTCTTGTATACCTTTGGTAATAGATATTCAGATAATTATTCTGTAAAATGTGGGACTCCAAGCTGCTACATTTTAATAATCtggtacatttatttatatattttcagattcTCTGGACACCATCACTAACACTGATATCAAGAATGTTGTACATTTGAATATTTGCTCAGTCTGATAGTACAAGAGCAGGTGTGCATTGAGCTGGGTATGTTACAAAAGAaatcctgaattatttttctgttaagcATCCTGGAAAAAGAGGTAGTATTAAAACTAATAATTCATACGCAAAAACAAGACAACTGTAATAGGTATGTGCTTATATACTTATTCTTACCCATAGCAAGGGCCAGCACAGCTCCTGAGGCTTGTGCATCCTGCTCGCGAGCTTCGATCTGGAGCTCTTCGAGGTTGACCTCCAGTCGAGCCAAAGAAGAGTGAGCAATTGAGTGCTGGTGGGGTTCGTGAGCTGATTCGAGATGGGCGTGGTCCGAGCTCTTTTCCTCTGACGAATGGgaccctccacctcctcctcctcctcctcctcccagtccACCACCTCCACCTTTCCCATCAGGTAAGGTACCATTGTTgttactgttgctgctgctgctactggtAATACTACTTGTGCTTGATTTGCCTAGAGGGAGAAATGAGGTTCCTTTGTCATTAATGAATATCacagatttattttcatctcttattgtCTAGGGCTGGATTTTGACTGACAAATCCTTCTCTGTTACCTGACCTGTTTGACAAGACATATTTATTGTACAGTAAACAGTTGTTGTAGAAGCAGGATAAAATTTTTGAAGTCATAGACATTCTAAGTCAGAAAATTTGTCACTAGACTAACAGAAGATATTGCTCAATATTTTGACACTAGACTAGCAGAAGATATACTCAATATTTTGACACTAGACTAGCAAAAGATATCACACAATATTTTGACACTAAACTAGATGATATTGTTCATTCATGTGTTTTCTATAACACTGCAACAATTTCCTAAAATACATGCACCCTTGGGAGAACTTACTAGATGATGGAACCGTAGTCAGTGGTGCTTTAGTTGATGGTGGCAATTTTACTTCTGCTCTCTGATTGGCTAGGTTCCGGACGTTACCTCCACTCACCATACCCATCTGAAATACAATTGCTGTCATGTAACTTTTAGTTCCACAAAGGAAAGTTTAAGCAGAAATCACTGTTCTTCCAAACCTTCTATAAAGACCCTATTACCTTCCAGGCTTCACCTGGtccaaaattaatttattcttacatCCTACCATCATTGATTACAGTTACTCACAAATACCCATATGAATCAGTTACTATCATTCTTCCCACATTATAATCTTACTTTTACTAACCTCAGTTTTCAGATTTCTTTTGTCAAACTCTTCCCTTACTCATTCACAAATCCTCTCCTCATCCTATAACTTTGCTCTCACCTTGGACCTTTCTTTGACTCTACCACCTCTCTTTCTACTTAAAAATATCAACAAGCCATGGACACATAATACATCCTTGTCTCAAACTCATTTCTACACCGACCCAGTCATGTTTGCGTCTGCAGAAGTAACGTAGCCTTGCTTTCATCACAAAAGTTCATAATCAGATTGCCATACATCTTTAACAGCATCCTCACATAATCACTGTCGATTCTGTTTTAAGccactcactggtggcttggggatggtgCCACTGCATAAACCCGGTGGTCCACCAACTTAGTGGTCTGAAACttgagagggttagtaagaaaataggcaccagcccttgggctgaggtTTAAGCAGTGGGcctagtgacacactggccacgtgtcttaggcattGGGACTGCTCCCCCACTGTCTGTTGGCcgaagaaaccggagttcagcggTGGCCTTATGAGCAAtgcgaggcccaggaggactttatgTACTTTATATTATGGGTCCAGGTGTGCTACAGACCTCGGTAATTTCCCTTGCGCTCCAGTGTCTCACACAGCTGTCTTATAACTTGATCCCGACACTCCCTCTTCTATGTCTAAACCCAAAGTGCTCATCACCTATCAATTTTCTTGTTACCTGTCATACTTTCTCATTCGTAATCTTACCATAAGCCTTCCCAGGTGTGCTGGAATATACGAATGAATGTAAATGGTGGGACATACCTCTGTGTTTTGGAAGTTGCCTGGGAAACTGGCCATTTGTTGCTGTGGTTTGTTGTTGGGATTTTGTTGGTAGGGTCCCAGCTGTTGTTGCATCATCTGCTGCTGTTGTTGAAGCTGCTGTTGCATTCCTGGTCCAGCGTTCATGTGTTGCAGGTCTTGCATTGGTTGTTGTTGGAGGCTGTAATTAGGTTTGTCCATCCATACAGGCTGCAAGATACaacaatataattataataatgccaAGAACAATGctagaaaacaaaataacaatttattattattattattattattattattattattattattattattattattattattattattattattatacacacattgAAAGAAAATGCTCCAGACATTATGCTTATCAGTGAAAAATATGCTTTCAAATCCGAATTTCCGAAACTTAGTACCAAAACCCAAATTTAGGTTAAGCAGCTTTGCATTCTGCAAACGCCATCATGAACTCTCAACTGCCTGCATTTCTCATCCCCCTCTGTGGTCCATTGGTTATGAAAGAGGCTTCACCTGGGAAAGGCCTAAGTTTAATTCCTACAAGTGTAAACAGTTCAGGTCTTTTTTCCTGAAAAGCCAGTTTGTGCCCCCGCTGAAAACTGAGTGAATTGTAGACCTGGTAGTTAGCCAGTTATATTTGGTCTCAGTGGGGATGGAAAAGGGCATAGAGCTAGCAGGATTATCCCAGACGACTTACTGAGAACATGAAGGCCTGTACCATACAGAGCCACCTCAAAGGgcgcgtccacactacagtaaaaacatgtcataaacacactaCAGTAAATGatcacatatgcacacacatatatcacaaacatgttaaatacaagtcagtgaTTTAATGTACAGCAGTTCCACGATTttgcagcatttgccaaaggttcttCCACCACTtgcagtcgttgacttgtttccaacctgtttgtgatatgcatgcgATAAGTTACagatgtgtgtttatgacatgcttaCTGTACTGTAGTGAGAACGTACGCTAATAGGATAGGGCGTATTCATTGTTACTCAAACCTTTCCTGTCTCTCGAGCATAATCAATGAAGTGAGTTCCACACTTATTCATTTGTGAAGATGCAGAAGGCTTCtcttaatttgtaatttagtaGCAGCACACATTCGTCGGTATTGGCATTCATGTATAGAAATATGTGTGATCGTATGCTGCTATACGTGTCTTCGTAGCTTAACCTTTGCAGAGTGCAGGATTCTTTTCTAGTATTACTCCTTTAATCTCCCACCAATCCTATAGGTGTGTGGACATAAATGACTCCCCTTTCCCTCTGCACCAGGCACTTAGCCAAGACCAAATAATGCCCTGAGCAATAAAGCCAGAGGACAGTGGTTCCCTGTACGTATTACCTCCAAAAAGTAACCCTGACAGTACTTGGAATGAAAGCAAAGAATCATTTATCAGATGACAGGTGCAGATCCATCATCTCAGTGCATGTACATGTGGCGCAGTGTGTGcatgttgatttttcattttacatagttTTCATTACACGGTTGAATCTCTTACTAAATTGTCTTAAAATGATTCAGTCACAGTACCGGAAAGGAGCAAAGTGTTGTTGAATTGTTACAGATTATCCGaataattcatagaaaataacatgaaagttTAGATCATGAAGAATTGGCACTCTAATAAATCCTAGGGTGCAACTTTCAGAGACAGCTAGATCATacacacaaaggaaagaaaaaattacagaaattaatagaataaaatCAGATACTGGTAAATGTTTCCTCAAGACCAAGGAAACCCTAACGTTCAGTTATCAGAGAAATTCTGTTCTCAAACatcaaaaattaatagaaattaataGAATAAATATTGATCATGAAAACTGCTACTTTAACACCAGTGAACTCCTGACTTTCACTTATTCAGAGAAACTGAATTCACAAATTGTTCCAAAAATGATGCAAGAAAAGGTCTAAAAAAAACGTTCAAATTGTAGAAAATTCACGAATGGTTAAAATAAGGGATTCATAGCACACGTAAGATGAAAATTGCACGACGTTATCTAAGGCTGCTTTTAAGGCTACTTTTACCGCTATTCTTGGTCACACCACTGGGAAAAATCTACTTGAGAAGTGAGGGTGCTACGTGCAAGGTGGGATAGGTGTGGCGTTGCCCTTAATGAACTCTGACAGGCGAGTCATTGAAACGGACCCATACATTGCTCATCTGCGGAGGCTGCTGcggttgctgttgctgttgttgttgctgctgttgctgctgctgctgctgctgttgttgttgctgttgcataGGCTGTGGTAACTGCTGCGGTTGGCCATAGTCTGGATAGTGGAAGGAATGGTGTGGCTCTGACCCCATGAACTCTCCTCCCATGCCTCGGCCTCCTCCCTCACCTGCAAGAAATTGAGATTCAGGAACACGAAGGAGTGTCGTTTTGAGGCAGATGACATGCTATGTAATTCGTTTGTTACAATCTGACATGGGAGAATCATGACACGCATAATCGGTATAAACTTGGATGtatctcagtctgtttatgagaGTAAACACGTGTCGTTTCAGGGGTCGAATACTTGAGCCTGC
The nucleotide sequence above comes from Macrobrachium rosenbergii isolate ZJJX-2024 chromosome 1, ASM4041242v1, whole genome shotgun sequence. Encoded proteins:
- the LOC136840190 gene encoding transcription factor mef2A-like, which produces MALLPNGEWLKDGSKTDKAGNRAWDENQGMRRRYEKERKEKKRYEKEGMRRGGMRRQGMRRGAPKCKRFQFECHSGECIAIYNACDGIPQCQDQSDEDSALGCPAASTEGAAPVRGTGSASGPYTAWENQPPPRDNAYGPGYERVIFNHKSNPLENYSHYPPSGQGPAEEPVAYGGRGRGHTFYDYNQRPAWPGQRYSMGEGGGRGMGGEFMGSEPHHSFHYPDYGQPQQLPQPMQQQQQQQQQQQQQQQQQQQQQPQQPPQMSNPVWMDKPNYSLQQQPMQDLQHMNAGPGMQQQLQQQQQMMQQQLGPYQQNPNNKPQQQMASFPGNFQNTEMGMVSGGNVRNLANQRAEVKLPPSTKAPLTTVPSSSKSSTSSITSSSSSNSNNNGTLPDGKGGGGGLGGGGGGGGGGSHSSEEKSSDHAHLESAHEPHQHSIAHSSLARLEVNLEELQIEAREQDAQASGAVLALAMGVCITALLVVLVGCRLRGVRRRLRKHRGSRSPYAHDADYLVNGMYL